ATAACAGTATGTGATGCAGATATTGAACAGAGAGGAAAGTATGCAGCATCTGATGATAGATCAATACATTATGTTACACCATTGTGGTGTGCTGCAGTATCTGAAAAACTTCCTGTAGTAAAGTGTTTGATAGCTCACGGTGCAGATATTAATGCTGTCTCAGATTCGGGTTCTACTCCAGTAAGGTCAACATGCTTCATGACACGTATGGGTAATACAATACGCcttttttaatagttatagacatatatttttatattatttattatcaaagtttctgtaatttaatatatataagcaaGTAATATTGAGCCAAAGATATAATTATCTGTAGATTTagatctattttttatttccaagatttaaatttattgcgttattactaattatactatattgatataatattgcataAAGGAAGTAATGAAACATTTGATATATGACTAGAAAGATTTTTTGTTATGTTATttcatattgatattttatattttagatattgTATCCTATTTGGTTGAAAATGGTGCTGACATATCAAAACCAAATTATAATGGTGGAACATGTCTAATAAATTCAATACAGAGTGTAGAATTGTGCATTTTCCTTCTGCAGCATGGTGCTGATGTAAATGCTAGagatattcataataaaacCGCCTTATATTATGCTATTCAAGAGAATAGATTTAGAACTACCAAACTTTTTCTTGAACATAACGCAGATCCTCATATTAGATCTCGGTTTAATGATGATGCACTTCAAATTGCTTGTTTAAGAGGGACCATTCcgatatttgaatatttggGTAAAagattcattatatttaatgttaaaatgaaaatctatataatttatatagaatttatttacatagattttattcattaattcatattattttagtGGAAAACGTGTCTTATTCTCCAGAAAGATTAGCAGATGCTAATGAGTTAATGGGTTCCacatttttttacgatcaaaACGATACGCAAATGGCTTTAAAGTATTGGAGAGCAGCTATGGAAATTAGAAACTCTCACATGGTAGATGGTAAACCATTACAAAAAAGACCTGTGTTACCCAAACGAGATACTTACAGATATGCAACAGAATTTACTACTCTAGAGGAATTAAATGCAATTGCACTTGATATAGATGCAATGCGAATACAAAGTTTATTAATATGTGAAAGAATATTAGGACCACATCATAAAGATACATTATTAAGGTTAATGTTTAGGGGAGCTTCATATGCAGATGCGTTAaggtatatattttgatataatctgttttgataaaatataattttataaaatttgttatataattttttgttatagatATCAACGTTGCATAGATTTATGGCGTAGGGCATTAGAAATTCGTGTTGAAAAAGATTCTGTAagtatgcatgtgtatatattgcatattaaaatataaaaagtatttaataaatatatataataatatttttgacatCACAGATTTTGTATGCTGACACATATCTAACAGCACAAGCTTTATTGAAGCTTATGGttgatttaaacgaaaaaactTTGGAGGTCATGAATCgcaatggaaataaaaaggtGCCTAGATTCTGTGATGTAGTAGCTATCTTTAAATTACTCTCAAGCCAATTAATAGATGCTAAAGAATTATTAGAGGTATGTtcatagaattatataattatatttatataaaatgttgcTATGATTTAATACGAAATCATTACAGATACGACCAGTGCATAAAAGGCAACAAGAAAGTTATGAACGTATCCTGAAATGTGTGactcatttaatatatttattgatagaAACTGGAGAAACTAATGAGgagaaaatattaacaaaacaaCTAGTACATGAATTAGTTAAACAAAATCCAAGATCTGCATATGCAGAAGATACTCTTTTGCATCTGTGTGTATCTAGTTTGAATACTATCAACACAAGTTATTTTACTACCACTAATGAAACTCAGGTTTGTCCAGATTTGCtgattatataaacatatatcattagtatattatataatattattaaattactttaaaaaaatactaataaaattttagGTAATTTTTCCACGTTTGGAAGTTGTTAAGTTACTTTTAGAATGTGGAGCGCAAGTCAATGCAAGAAATGCATCACGATCAACTCCTTTGCATATAGCAAGCCGAGTTAAGAAGTTTGACGTTCCAGTAAGTATATTATGTTACATTTGTTTATCGGTATGTGggataaaacaaatttataatttttttttatatattttttaaacgcagctcataaaattattgttgGATTATGGGGCTCATTTAGATACTCCGAATAAAGCTGGAAATACTCCAGCAGATTTAATATCTTCTTATCCTGGTAATAATGTGAATCTCGTTAAATATATTAGTTTACAATGTCACGCGGCACATGCCATGTGTAAATATGGTATTGACTGTATAGAATTGCCATCTGCATTGCAAGAGTTTTTGGAATTTCACAGggaataaacatatatttttatatatagtatgaaagtgtgtaaaaaaaaaaaacgtgcaCTTTACTATACAAAAGTAATATTGTAGGATGTGAATAATTTGAATGTTTTCTCTAAGAAAACATCGCaggtgtatgtacgtgtatgcgcGACCGATACATACATTTCTAAACTACATCAAGTTGAGATAAGTATTAggttattcttttctttgcatTACTGATGATGTGGTGCAAAACATATGCTAGTTTTTAGAGAAAGCTTTATCCCAGGCCAGAGTTGTTGAGCCTTCTCCTCACTGAAATGATAAGGAATTTACTGTCGTCTCTTGTTGCTGAATGTTTCAGAATATTTTCAACAGCAACTTATAGAAACATTTTGGTCACATTGAAGCAACGTAATTTGAGAAacatttgttttgtttcggtttgttttgttttcaagACTAGATTTACATTCACATTGAAGAGCATTTGTTTCTGTTTCCGCGTGTGGCCgtgtttcatatttttttctaatctttattGTTCTGAACGGAAATAGACAAGAAGCGGTAACATTTGTTAATGGCAACAAAAATATGgagaaatattcgataacaagcgactttttcaatatatatagaacataAACAAAAGGTTCCTCATTTTTGATTCAGTGGGGATAAGGTTTTAAAATCCTCCGTGCAATCAGATTCGTCAATGTCGTTAGAGTAATCAATGTTAAGAGTAATCCTTCCCTAAAAAAGTGTTGTATTATGCGTAccgaattaaattaaatatattattattatgattataatcaCACACGATATCGATTCACGACTAATAGCTTATCATTCtgctttctcctttcttatcatattattacaaaaaagtaatttctctttgatttagcaagtatattttttttcagttgTAGATAGAggctaataaaatattcattttaaaaagactgcttatatagtttttataaaattgttcatTGAATGCATGATAATTGCTTACaagtaaaatttaaaataaatataaatacaagtatataaatacaagtaaaatttaaaaatccgCTTATGAGTTTCGAAatacttttatacattttatttatgtatacatttcaaaacttttttttaaacattgaCACCTTTTAGTGCAAAAGCAGATCGCATGGTACACAGTATTAAAATGTTTACTTTCAGTACCAAAGATGttttatgtttgtatgtatgacatttattttcaaattttatatttctctgaTTATATTGTCTTAAATTTCTTTGCTCGttgcaaatatattaaaacaaattgaGATTATTGAGCAAATATGGCTATAAAAGGTGATATGacataaatatacgtatataataataagaaattatatctgGATGTATACCACAGTACAAGTATGTTAAGTTTGCAAAAATTAGTAAAAATCCAGATTatagataaatgaatattaagaatgagattttgtaaatatataagacaagaatatataacgaatataGTACTTAACACGATCGTTTATATCTTAcatcttatataaaaattattttgtaatataataaatatatgtatctctaaATACACAATGTTTATGAAActtaatatacacacattgaTATTCATATGAGtattatgtttaatattattaaaagaaataaagcaaACACgcaggaaaaatatataaaatcaatcgtCTTAtccattataatttttgatcaAATTTCGATCAAAATATACAACATACGAAagatatatagtatgtattgCTTTTGGCAACTGTGAGAAAGTTTCCTTTGGCACTATAATAATAAGCAAggaacaatatataaataaaataaaaaggacgaaatataaaatgtcgACGATGTGATTTTCATATGATAAACATGATCATAATAGAAAGTCATTCGACCATAAATAGAAGACATTGTCTTAATAgtaatcgtaaataattttcttattgtcaagtttaataaataagttatCGAAGATTACTTGTGAAAATCATTTGTGAAAATtacttcatttttaaataataaaaaaggacgATCAATTTTCTTAGAATGTatctaaatttataaaagacgaaaaaacACAGCCACTATTCCAACAGTCAGGGATAAGTTATGTAAAATTGCTTCGCTTCGGGAATAAGCATCAACAACATATATTTTCCAACCCATATTTGCATGAGTAAAggaattataataaacaacATCTGGCCACGATGTGTTAGGCGTCACTTCTAGAATACCTCCTTCGCCTACAAATACATGAGTATACAGTAAAGtcgtataatttctttatgaaAGATATATCGATCAGAACTTACCAGGTtcacaaacatatataagaCTTCTGTTAAACTtcttgaaagataaaaagtcaTCGTCTAGTCTTCTATCTCTGCTGTCATGCTTGCTCAAACAAAGAGGACCCACTGTAAATAAGCATGCTTTTATATCGATCAACTCATAAagttaattcttttaaataataattctatcatTTAAGATACCTGCCGTTGGTCTTGGTCGACCTCTTCTAGTAAACTCAACACCAGCTAACACTCTTATTTTACTTTGTGCAATATCGCTGAGTCTATCGTAGCCTCCGTGAGGTTCGTCCGTAATAATTAAAGGATGATACAAATTAGAACTATGAGGATTATTGCCTCCGTAGACAACGAAGTTGTATGTTAATCCTCGACGTAAATACAATTCCGGTATTAATTGACCTTCAATGTACCACGCGTAACCCATCGACGTTTGTCCTATTACGATAAATTATGATCATACtaaaaacataattaaattacaaagaGTGATTAAATATGTTTACAAACCTGTTATTCCTTGATAACCCTTTTTTCCTCCAGATGGTCCAATAGTAGCTTTAAAAGTTCTAATACTCCTATCGAATATTTCTGCCTTTTCCCAAGGTATTCTAAAAATAAGTTTGATGCAAATGGATTCAAATTATAGTCATTACTATCAACAGTGAACTCTAACACTCACACGAGCTTTTCATTATCTTCCGTGAAATCCATACAGGTATTTTCTGGTTCCTGACGACTCAATTCTAATCGCAAATCACTTTTAGGATAGAGATCGTGGAAATTAGGTTCCATATTCTCGTCTAATCTTCCTAACGCCCAAATTATATAAGCCAGCTTATCCGTAGGATATTCTTTGTCTCCTGGATCAGCTAAAAATTGCAAATTGTTTGTAGTTGGAGTTTATCAAAACTATTTCCATATTTATACTTACACGAATTAAGCGTTCGCCTATAAGTGATGGTGTTGATGCCGTTTTCTCTTACCGCGGTATACAATTGATTGCTGTCTAGTCCACCTAAGAGCTCATCCTTGCAAACACCCTTGTACTGTCCAAGGACTTTTCCACACTATTTTACAAATTGttacttattaataattatttctatattttatcaatagaAATTAAGAATATACGTACCGGTGCTTTTGCCGTTATGTTATAATCAGTGGCATAACCCCGTGTACCATCCATATAAGCAATGGTAACATCTGCACCTTCCATTTGGCTGGAGCTATCAGAACCAGATAAGCCGAAAGCCATGTACTCATCTTCGGCTATAAGTATCAAAATGAAGCTTTAAAAACTGGAAGAatcctatttattttatgagataataaaattactgaCCAACTTGACCAGCCAATTGTATCGTGATCTGTGGGCCAAAGATTTCCCAGCTAACTTGATAACGTTTATGGAGCTGAACACAATTCGGCAGAGATTGCGTATGTTTGACAATCTGTCAATCGAGAACATGTTAAATAAATGCGCTTAGAACaataaaatgatcgatttttaatcaTGAGAAAgcattattttactttaactAAAGATGGTGGTACGTTAAGACCGTCTGGTATAATAATCGAGCCATAATTCGATTTAGTTTTTACGTCGAATACGCTCAACCAATCGACGTTAAAGACAGTCATTTCTCCTGgcaattgaattattatatcctcttttttataaGCACGTAGTGGATCCAGGCTGATGAAAGAGGCGAATAAATAATGAAGACATGCATCAAATAAAGCTTATCATAAACATCTACTTTACTTACTATCCATACTCATCAGGAACCTTCGTTCCTTTGCTCGAAGGTTGAGGACCTAAGCCAACCCAGAAATACGTATCATTCCCTGTTCCATCATACGTAAATTGCGGTATACTGATTGTCTTCGAATCCAAGATCACTATCGACTCAGACGATACATCATGGGATCTCTTGGATAGCTGAGAGATCTTCTGAGGAGCTGGTGGATCAAATTCTTCAGGAATATAGACATCGCCAAATGTGTTCTACAAAAtcgaagataattattaaaactgatgtacaagaatgaaaagaatgaatgaataaatctaGCAAAAAACAACCTGACTAGCCAAATCATACACGGCGAACCATTTAATATCCGTTATCTTTTTGTTGTCCGGCAAGGTCAGCGTAAAATCCCGATTGAAATATCGACCAAGTATATTGGTCCTGAAAATCAGTGAAAAAGTTGAAAGGCATGAAAGTTAAACGAATTATTCAAGGTCGCTTACTTGCCCCACTCGTCAGGTACGATGAAACCTTGAGGACCTGGCCGATTGGATGCACCAGCCCAGAAGAACGTATCTGCTCCGTTACCATCGTAATTGAAGGTAGTTAGAAGCAGCGTGTACTCATCGACTGCGTATAACTCACCAGATACTTGATGATGATACGCATTCAATCTTCCAAGATACTTTCCCCTATATTCCTCATCATTTTCCTCCGCCAAACCTGTCGATCAAATTACGTATTtcgtaaaattgttttatgcGTATTACGTGTCCGTCGACCGACATACTCATTCTATCCATTCACTCGATCTATTTTTATCAGGCTTTCAAAAGatacaagaaaagaatgaagaaaagaaattaagttTATAGaaaggatatttttttttttgatttttgtttgtttaaaaaatgttttttaaacaaaaaaatatcaagaaaatgtatatataaaatttttctagatAAT
This is a stretch of genomic DNA from Vespula vulgaris chromosome 2, iyVesVulg1.1, whole genome shotgun sequence. It encodes these proteins:
- the LOC127072995 gene encoding protein fem-1 homolog C isoform X1, whose amino-acid sequence is MYSTEEIFDDLMDECKYAGPGAHLSYTLRNRIEKCKIETRKEIVSYKIDGCAPLFIACKRGHVDIVEYLITVCDADIEQRGKYAASDDRSIHYVTPLWCAAVSEKLPVVKCLIAHGADINAVSDSGSTPVRSTCFMTRMDIVSYLVENGADISKPNYNGGTCLINSIQSVELCIFLLQHGADVNARDIHNKTALYYAIQENRFRTTKLFLEHNADPHIRSRFNDDALQIACLRGTIPIFEYLVENVSYSPERLADANELMGSTFFYDQNDTQMALKYWRAAMEIRNSHMVDGKPLQKRPVLPKRDTYRYATEFTTLEELNAIALDIDAMRIQSLLICERILGPHHKDTLLRLMFRGASYADALRYQRCIDLWRRALEIRVEKDSILYADTYLTAQALLKLMVDLNEKTLEVMNRNGNKKVPRFCDVVAIFKLLSSQLIDAKELLEIRPVHKRQQESYERILKCVTHLIYLLIETGETNEEKILTKQLVHELVKQNPRSAYAEDTLLHLCVSSLNTINTSYFTTTNETQVIFPRLEVVKLLLECGAQVNARNASRSTPLHIASRVKKFDVPLIKLLLDYGAHLDTPNKAGNTPADLISSYPGNNVNLVKYISLQCHAAHAMCKYGIDCIELPSALQEFLEFHRE
- the LOC127072994 gene encoding protein Skeletor, isoforms B/C, with the translated sequence MANAIKTWRASALMACLFLSYNGLAEENDEEYRGKYLGRLNAYHHQVSGELYAVDEYTLLLTTFNYDGNGADTFFWAGASNRPGPQGFIVPDEWGKTNILGRYFNRDFTLTLPDNKKITDIKWFAVYDLASQNTFGDVYIPEEFDPPAPQKISQLSKRSHDVSSESIVILDSKTISIPQFTYDGTGNDTYFWVGLGPQPSSKGTKVPDEYGYLDPLRAYKKEDIIIQLPGEMTVFNVDWLSVFDVKTKSNYGSIIIPDGLNVPPSLVKIVKHTQSLPNCVQLHKRYQVSWEIFGPQITIQLAGQVAEDEYMAFGLSGSDSSSQMEGADVTIAYMDGTRGYATDYNITAKAPCGKVLGQYKGVCKDELLGGLDSNQLYTAVRENGINTITYRRTLNSSDPGDKEYPTDKLAYIIWALGRLDENMEPNFHDLYPKSDLRLELSRQEPENTCMDFTEDNEKLVIPWEKAEIFDRSIRTFKATIGPSGGKKGYQGITGQTSMGYAWYIEGQLIPELYLRRGLTYNFVVYGGNNPHSSNLYHPLIITDEPHGGYDRLSDIAQSKIRVLAGVEFTRRGRPRPTAVGPLCLSKHDSRDRRLDDDFLSFKKFNRSLIYVCEPGEGGILEVTPNTSWPDVVYYNSFTHANMGWKIYVVDAYSRSEAILHNLSLTVGIVAVFFRLL
- the LOC127072995 gene encoding protein fem-1 homolog C isoform X2, producing the protein MYSTEEIFDDLMDECKYAGPGAHLSYTLRNRIEKCKIETRKEIVSYKIDGCAPLFIACKRGHVDIVEYLITVCDADIEQRGKYAASDDRSIHYVTPLWCAAVSEKLPVVKCLIAHGADINAVSDSGSTPVRSTCFMTHIVSYLVENGADISKPNYNGGTCLINSIQSVELCIFLLQHGADVNARDIHNKTALYYAIQENRFRTTKLFLEHNADPHIRSRFNDDALQIACLRGTIPIFEYLVENVSYSPERLADANELMGSTFFYDQNDTQMALKYWRAAMEIRNSHMVDGKPLQKRPVLPKRDTYRYATEFTTLEELNAIALDIDAMRIQSLLICERILGPHHKDTLLRLMFRGASYADALRYQRCIDLWRRALEIRVEKDSILYADTYLTAQALLKLMVDLNEKTLEVMNRNGNKKVPRFCDVVAIFKLLSSQLIDAKELLEIRPVHKRQQESYERILKCVTHLIYLLIETGETNEEKILTKQLVHELVKQNPRSAYAEDTLLHLCVSSLNTINTSYFTTTNETQVIFPRLEVVKLLLECGAQVNARNASRSTPLHIASRVKKFDVPLIKLLLDYGAHLDTPNKAGNTPADLISSYPGNNVNLVKYISLQCHAAHAMCKYGIDCIELPSALQEFLEFHRE